One Denticeps clupeoides chromosome 12, fDenClu1.1, whole genome shotgun sequence genomic window carries:
- the LOC114800806 gene encoding von Willebrand factor A domain-containing protein 1-like yields MRGTGVTLTFTCLLLGTCGAGLDCCEGDILLLLDSSGSVLAYEFSRMLDFLSQLLRPFQLGRGQVRVGLVQVGTEPKLEFGLDDHTSQTSLQRALHNIQQLQGDTNTERALALAQSLLGMPPGEYGVAQRPRVLLWLTDALEPGEVEGPMEELRHAGIFVLAVSTRPSNYLVLRRAVSPPIEAHLHFVDVDDIDIITEDLRAAIIDLIRAERLQVREVTSNSAELQWRPVLSSGTIIYDLRYGPTGSNQIFRQTLQGDSSWVKLTTLQPQTHYHVTLTPESNLEPLKPLIVSFTTLSEVLSPAVVTVSESGTDSVRVSWGPQQPGQVQQYTVEYSAIPMGQVQTVTLNGNWDSTVLRHLQVNTQYLVTVSALHSSGQKKAISVKACPQNILPALEDLQLIPVHWDSVKVQWRGNGEGLQGYWVNWKPEKESYSSSKYLPLGSESTVLSHLSGSTRVCVSPVYNATRGHGLCCTHTAWRQ; encoded by the exons GGCTGGACTGCTGTGAGGGGGACATTCTCCTTCTGTTGGACTCCTCTGGCAGCGTCTTGGCCTATGAGTTCTCCCGCATGCTGGACTTCTTGTCTCAATTGCTCCGACCATTCCAGTTAGGACGGGGCCAGGTGCGAGTGGGGCTGGTGCAGGTGGGAACTGAACCAAAGCTTGAATTTGGGCTGGATGACCACACCTCCCAAACAAGCCTTCAAAGAGCACTGCATAATATCCAGCAACTCCAAGGCGACACCAACACAGAAAGGGCCCTGGCCCTGGCCCAGAGCCTGCTGGGAATGCCTCCTGGGGAATACGGCGTGGCGCAACGGCCCagggtgctgctgtggctgacGGACGCCCTGGAACCAGGAGAGGTAGAAGGACCAATGGAAGAACTGCGTCACGCAGGCATCTTTGTGCTCGCCGTCTCTACACGGCCCAGTAACTATCTTGTCCTGCGGAGGGCAGTGAGCCCACCTATCGAGGCCCATCTGCACTTTGTGGATGTGGATGACATAGACATCATCACCGAGGACTTGAGGGCTGCCATCATTG ATCTGATCCGAGCAGAGAGGCTGCAGGTTCGAGAGGTGACTTCCAACAGCGCAGAGCTACAATGGCGGCCAGTGCTGAGCAGTGGGACAATAATTTATGACCTGCGCTACGGTCCCACAGGGAGCAACCAGATCTTCAGACAGACCTTGCAAGGAGACTCTAGCTGGGTGAAGCTAACAACACTACAGCCCCAAACCCACTACCATGTCACGCTCACACCTGAGAGCAACCTGGAGCCCCTGAAGCCTCTCATAGTCAGTTTCACTACACTATCTG AGGTTCTGAGTCCAGCTGTTGTCACAGTGTCTGAGTCGGGGACAGACAGTGTTCGTGTGAGCTGGGGTCCACAGCAGCCTGGCCAGGTACAGCAGTATACCGTGGAATACAGTGCCATTCCCATGGGTCAGGTCCAGACTGTCACTCTAAATGGGAACTGGGATTCCACAGTGTTGAGACACCTTCAAGTGAACACACAGTACTTGGTGACAGTCAGTGCGCTGCACTCTTCTGGTCAGAAGAAGGCAATATCTGTTAAAGCCTGTCCTCAGAACA TTCTCCCTGCCTTGGAAGACCTCCAGTTGATCCCAGTGCACTGGGACTCCGTAAAAGTCCAGTGGAGGGGAAATGGTGAGGGTCTGCAGGGATACTGGGTTAACTGGAAACCCGAAAAGGAATCCTATTCTTCTTCCAAATACCTGCCTCTGGGCTCTGAATCCACGGTCCTCTCTCACCTTTCGGGCTCCACCAGGGTTTGTGTGTCACCTGTGTACAACGCAACCCGTGGCCACGGtctctgctgcacacacacag CCTGGAGGCAGTAG